A genomic region of Aspergillus oryzae RIB40 DNA, chromosome 1 contains the following coding sequences:
- a CDS encoding N(6)-L-threonylcarbamoyladenine synthase family protein (predicted metalloprotease with chaperone activity (RNAse H/HSP70 fold)) encodes MRNVPVGKEGSVSITARRSLLPQNRGLLTFAIETSCDDTSVAIVEKNEATNAAKIHFLENVTADSNEYRGVHPIASLESHQENLAKLVDKALRHLPVALGNAEGHRSITLADGSQPRYKPDFVSATRGPGMRANLFVGLDTGKALSVAWQVPFMGVHHMQAHLLTPRLVSSLRQDQETSNHTSPSPPVTPEFPFLSILVSGGHSNLVKSSTLTDHKIMASTADIAIGESLDKSAREILPSSLLQSAKNTMYGKMLEEFAFPNGSADYADYRPPMNRGEELIKRETPWGWSLTTPFANTRNLQFSFSSIASAVKRIITQKENSGQKFSHEERVDMARESMRVCFEHLASRTIIALETLRQQKPEDEVKTVVVSGGVAANRFLMTVLRSFLDVRGFGHVDIVAPPPYLCTDNAAMIGWAGLEMFEAGWRTDLSARALRKWSLDPQADDGGVLGPSGWQKA; translated from the exons ATGAGGAACGTCCCTGTTGGAAAGGAGGGCAGTGTGTCAAT CACAGCCAGACGTAGCTTGCTTCCTCAAAATCGAGGCCTGCTCACTTTCGCTATTGAAACTTCTTG CGATGACACTTCAGTCGCAATCgttgagaagaatgaagccACCAATGCCGCTAAGATACATTTCCTTGAGAATGTAACGGCCGACTCCAACGAATACCGAGGTGTCCACCCCATTGCATCCCTCGAGTCGCATCAAGAGAACCTCGCGAAGCTGGTTGATAAGGCGCTGAGACATCTGCCCGTCGCTTTGGGAAATGCTGAAGGACACCGATCGATAACGCTCGCGGATGGCTCCCAGCCGCGCTACAAACCGGACTTTGTATCCGCTACTCGAGGGCCAGGGATGCGAGCGAATCTCTTCGTCGGCTTAGATACAGGGAAAGCGCTGTCAGTTGCGTGGCAGGTCCCTTTCATGGGTGTTCATCATATGCAAGCTCATTTGTTGACACCCCGGCTTGTGTCGTCTCTACGTCAGGATCAAGAGACCAGTAATCACACCTCGCCGTCACCGCCAGTTACACCAGAATTTCCCTTCCTATCTATCCTTGTCTCGGGCGGCCATTCGAATCTTGTGAAATCCTCAACTCTTACGGACCACAAGATCATGGCGTCTACCGCGGACATAGCAATTGGCGAGTCGCTTGACAAATCAGCCAGGGAAATCCTTCCTAGTTCCTTACTGCAGAGTGCGAAGAACACCATGTACGGCAAGATGCTAGAGGAATTTGCTTTCCCAAATGGTAGCGCTGATTATGCTGATTACCGTCCACCGATGAATCGTGGCGAGGAACTCATCAAGCGGGAGACCCCATGGGGCTGGTCCCTGACGACGCCGTTTGCTAATACCCGCAACCTGCAATTCAGCTTTTCATCTATTGCCAGTGCGGTCAAGAGAATCATCacacagaaagagaattCCGGACAGAAATTTTCCCACGAAGAACGAGTTGATATGGCGCGCGAATCCATGCGGGTTTGTTTCGAGCATCTCGCCTCTCGGACGATCATCGCTCTTGAGACACTTCGTCAGCAGAAGCCTGAAGATGAGGTGAAGACCGTCGTGGTCAGCGGTGGTGTCGCGGCTAATCGTTTTCTCATGACGGTTTTGCGCTCATTCCTCGATGTCCGCGGTTTCGGCCATGTCGACATCGTTGCGCCCCCTCCGTACCTGTGCACCGACAATGCTGCGATGATCGGATGGGCTGGCCTTGAGATGTTTGAGGCGGGCTGGCGCACAGATCTCAGTGCCCGCGCTCTCAGGAAGTGGAGTCTTGATCCGCAAGCCGACGATGGCGGCGTTCTGGGCCCCAGTGGGTGGCAGAAAGCCTAG
- a CDS encoding uncharacterized protein (predicted protein), with the protein MSGPGDDRWRGGRTYDQNRQSGQRHSLHRTMSAHSGSRSGQNQNNWGESRDQLSTGPAQEQHVPVRGFNAAEAKAALKRILIEPKPFFYKPGGKDTNRSGPWGSKPNTMANGKDFFLELRKQITNLRQGDNVAGG; encoded by the exons ATGAGTGGTCCTGGCGATGATCG ATGGCGCGGGGGCCGCACATACGACCAGAACCGTCAGTCGGGGCAAAGACACTCCTTGCACAGAACAATGAGCGCACACAGTGGCTCTCGTAGCGGACAGAACCAGAATAACTGGGGAGAGTCGCGTGATCAACTTTCCACTGGACCAGCTCAGGAACAACATGTCCCCGTGCGAGGCTTCAATGCCGCCGAGGCGAAGGCGGCTCTCAAGAGAA TTCTCATAGAGCCGAAACCCTTTTTCTATAAACCTGGTGGAAAGGATACAAATCGCTCTGGACCTTGGGGCTCAAAAC CAAACACCATGGCCAACGGCAaggacttcttcctcgagcTTCGCAAACAAATCACCAATCTGCGGCAAGGTGACAATGTCGCGGGTGGCTGA
- a CDS encoding putative PHD finger domain protein (PHD finger protein BR140/LIN-49), producing the protein MAPLTSNKYRSSPGRPPKTQSKAVLKGTQNSNATPGDGPPLKKRKYVPGGPGGGGRYIELDVRETKPPKPAKPARPPKPAKPSPVARNSTPRTRHAREAEAQPMQLPPPPPPVPTTPPSARLTRDKSQNRGGRFGSSTAAALALQQGDGYKPREERGWEEFHPDLDIETKFVVFPAEEVDKPAPSAHVAHILSPNGLNLSNDKDPLAELIRAHANGTSPTPIKRRPGRPPRRPEAILNALGITPQPKVVPPPGPNPRERLTLPKPSFRLRDPFVFYDHPGVGQQNYVDRTMASVGYQESDLFLRHDRRLIRVTEAPQEDDLDAVNPVGTEEEPNTSVGRVEYDMDEQDEKWLEDYNAKRREDQLEPIKPAVFEITMTKIEKEWHALEKRIPKPNPKPPQTQRPRSSSAAAVNGETTGPGEDQDSKCAICDDGDCENSNAIVFCDGCDLAVHQECYGVPFIPEGQWLCRKCQLVGRGAVNCIFCPNTEGAFKQTTTSKWSHLLCAIWIPEVSIGNPSLMEPITDIEKVPRSRWKLHCYICRQRMGASIQCSNKNCFVAFHVTCARRAQLYLKMKSGHGSPAVMDTHLLKAFCDKHVPPEWRREHGTDAATAEAIEFYRNTMQGRRWGDSQAAALALEPSQPLGYEHGDDEALRTHTPRITLTVGGNKRKRPTVPKTIWKLPSGAPVIPHVVLNAVAASLQRFGVRQRKQYAEDACKYWTLKREARRGAALLKRLQLQLETFSSMEMTRRDYVAMGAAGGKRLQRRIEFGERLYHDLDRLRTMCDEVKKREREKLKDAETLRSIVDTVYFPIFPLLWPIFEKAQGLDGKGIFRQGLVSIRTKLEERRYTSVSAFSADLARVFTSEIGVQPAGDTAELQMQISGRAPELSLEQREKRKLAKRIIKFIQPALEEAIKKESELNRKPFEQELKELDLMLENSVMSRRGSQAESLAAGDEGQGKREVPLENAEKVNGDVEVTAKSEPSDGAEVTAIPQQSIDSAMPDADQAQAPDGASVSQSQEAPGAMVATPAVEHESDKQENPSANATSTTLDAPPVPNGVSDKSEENDLGPADQPTEPQKEPLTPPPSFKGDQQLPLAQGGIQWYMQPFDPVGTTIHEERWTGRDVMRGMSEELSELDEDELKDLVDDELEGEMGTAIEGSTDTRPDAAPEQAVKVYRTRRRWRGFK; encoded by the exons ATGGCGCCATTAACTTCGAATAAATATCGGTCATCCCCCGGAAGGCCGCCTAAGACCCAATCCAAAGCGGTGCTGAAAGGCACCCAGAACTCAAACGCTACTCCCGGCGACGGACCACCCCTCAAAAAGCGGAAATACGTCCCTGGTGGACCGGGCGGTGGAGGCAGATACATCGAGCTTGATGTGCGAGAGACGAAACCACCTAAACCGGCGAAACCTGCCAGACCCCCCAAACCAGCCAAACCGTCGCCAGTTGCACGCAACTCTACCCCCCGAACCCGCCATGCACGAGAAGCTGAAGCCCAACCCATGCAGCtccctccacccccacctCCCGTCCCAACGACACCACCATCTGCGCGTCTCACAAGAGACAAAAGCCAAAATCGGGGCGGCCGCTTCGGCTCCTCGACCGCGGCTGCTCTCGCTTTACAACAGGGGGATGGGTATAAGCCACGGGAAGAGCGAGGGTGGGAAGAGTTTCACCCTGACCTGGATATTGAAACGAAGTTTGTCGTCTTCCCTGCGGAGGAAGTGGACAAGCCAGCTCCATCTGCGCATGTGGCCCATATCCTCTCTCCGAATGGCCTCAATCTCAGCAATGACAAAGACCCATTAGCTGAACTTATCCGAGCTCATGCCAATGGCACGTCTCCTACACCTATCAAACGCCGGCCAGGGCGCCCTCCCCGCCGTCCTGAGGCAATTCTAAACGCCCTCGGAATTACACCACAACCAAAAGTTGTTCCACCTCCTGGTCCAAACCCCCGTGAGAGGCTAACCCTCCCTAAACCCTCATTTCGACTACGAGATCCATTTGTTTTCTACGACCACCCAGGGGTGGGCCAACAAAACTATGTTGACCGGACAATGGCAAGTGTCGGATATCAGGAGAgtgatcttttccttcgccACGATCGTCGACTGATACGGGTAACTGAGGCACCGCAGGAGGACGATCTCGATGCCGTCAATCCCGTTGGAACTGAGGAGGAGCCCAACACGTCTGTTGGGAGAGTAGAATATGACATGGATGAGCAGGACGAAAAGTGGCTGGAGGACTACAATGCTAAGCGGAGGGAGGATCAGTTGGAGCCTATTAAACCCGCTGTCTTTGAAATTACCATGACAAagattgagaaagaatggcatGCGCTCGAAAAGCGCatcccaaaaccaaacccaaaaccTCCTCAGACACAACGACCTCGTTCAAGCTCTGCCGCTGCTGTCAATGGCGAAACCACGGGGCCTGGAGAGGATCAAGACAGCAAATGTGCAATTTGCGATGATGGTGATTGTGAAAACTCCAATGCTATCGTCTTCTGCGATGGGTGCGACCTGGCGGTACACCAGGAGTGTTACGGCGTGCCGTTCATCCCCGAGGGCCAATGGCTGTGTCGTAAGTGCCAGCTGGTCGGGAGAGGAGCCGTCAACTGCATCTTCTGTCCCAACACCGAAGGTGCCTTCAAACAGACTACCACTTCGAAGTGGTCTCATTTGCTTTGCGCTATATGGATCCCTGAAGTGTCTATAGGCAATCCGTCGCTGATGGAGCCGATCACCGATATTGAAAAAGTACCCAGGAGCCGCTGGAAACTTCACTGCTATATTTGCCGGCAGCGAATGGGTGCATCGATCCAGTGCAGCAACAAGAACTGTTTTGTTGCATTCCATGTGACTTGTGCCCGACGGGCTCAGCTCTatctgaagatgaagtctGGTCACGGATCTCCCGCAGTCATGGATACTCACCTGCTCAAAGCATTCTGTGACAAACATGTTCCTCCCGAGTGGCGTCGGGAACATGGGACAGACGCTGCTACCGCTGAAGCTATAGAATTTTATCGTAATACTATGCAAGGCCGACGATGGGGTGATAGTCAAGCTGCCGCACTAGCTCTAGAGCCGTCACAACCCCTCGGGTATGAGCATGGGGACGATGAGGCACTACGGACTCATACGCCACGCATTACGCTTACGGTTGGCgggaataaaagaaaaaggcctACTGTACCCAAGACTATCTGGAAACTGCCGTCTGGCGCTCCCGTAATACCGCACGTTGTCCTAAATGCCGTCGCAGCCTCTCTCCAGCGCTTCGGTGTGCGTCAGAGAAAGCAATATGCAGAGGATGCGTGCAAGTACTGGACACTAAAACGCGAAGCCAGGAGGGGCGCTGCATTGCTGAAGCGTTTGCAGCTACAATTAGAAACCTTCTCCTCTATGGAAATGACCAGGCGAGACTACGTCGCGATGGGAGCTGCCGGAGGAAAGCGGCTCCAACGCCGTATTGAGTTTGGTGAACGACTATATCACGATCTCGATCGGTTGAGAACGATGTGCGATGAGGTCAAGAAACGTGAGagggagaagttgaaggatgCCGAAACTCTTCGGAGCATTGTGGACACTGTCTACTTCCCTATATTCCCCTTGCTGTGGCCTATTTTTGAAAAAGCTCAAGG ACTTGACGGCAAGGGCATCTTCAGACAGGGGTTGGTCTCGATACGCACCAAGCTGGAAGAGCGCCGGTACACATCCGTTTCTGCCTTCTCCGCTGATCTTGCTCGCGTGTTCACCTCGGAGATTGGAGTCCAGCCCGCTGGGGACACCGCCGAGCTTCAAATGCAGATCAGCGGCCGCGCTCCGGAGCTCAGCCTAGAGCAACGCGAGAAACGGAAACTGGCCAAGCGCATTATCAAATTCATTCAGCCTGCCCTGGAGGAAGcgatcaagaaagagagcgagTTGAATCGTAAGCCCTTCGAACAGGAGCTTAAGGAGTTGGATCTTATGCTCGAGAACAGCGTTATGTCGCGAAGGGGCTCACAAGCCGAGTCTCTGGCGGCTGGTGATGAGGGGCAGGGAAAACGAGAGGTTCCCCTTGAGAATGCTGAAAAGGTCAATGGAGATGTTGAGGTCACTGCTAAGTCGGAGCCCTCTGATGGCGCCGAAGTTACCGCTATACCCCAACAGTCCATTGATAGCGCTATGCCAGATGCAGACCAAGCCCAAGCTCCCGATGGTGCTTCAGTATCTCAGTCTCAGGAAGCCCCCGGGGCTATGGTAGCCACTCCGGCGGTAGAGCATGAATCTGATAAGCAAGAGAACCCGTCTGCCAATGCAACGTCTACTACTCTTGACGCACCACCAGTTCCAAATGGAGTCTCAGACAAATCAGAAGAGAACGATCTAGGACCCGCCGATCAACCTACTGAACCACAGAAAGAGCCGTTGACACCCCCTCCCAGCTTCAAGGGAGACCAACAGCTACCTTTAGCACAAGGTGGTATCCAGTGGTATATGCAACCATTCGATCCCGTGGGCACCACTATCCATGAAGAGCGATGGACGGGCCGGGACGTCATGCGCGGGATGAGTGAAGAACTCAGTGAgcttgacgaggatgagctgAAAGACCTAGTCGACGATGAACTCGAAGGGGAGATGGGCACTGCCATCGAGGGATCCACCGACACTAGACCGGATGCTGCACCGGAGCAGGCCGTCAAGGTGTATCGAACCCGGCGGCGCTGGCGCGGATTTAAATAG